A genome region from Atribacterota bacterium includes the following:
- a CDS encoding Ldh family oxidoreductase — protein sequence MSDKTVWIDFETLENFMIDTFIGIGVPENDARICADVLIASDKRGIDSHGIGRLKTIYYDRIKIGIQSPTTQFEIVKESHTTAVVDGNNGMGQVIAKKSMKMAIEKAKEYGMGMVAVRNSTHYGIAGYYALMAADAGMIGISGTNARPSVAPTFGVENMLGTNAFTFAMPSDEAFPFCLDCATSMVQRGRIELYDREEKEIPEGWIIDTEGKTRTDTHQILEDLKTGGAALVPLGGIGEETAGYKGYGYSTVVEILSAALQGGKFLQMLSGFDEKGKAIPINLGHFFIAINISNFIELESFKKTTGDILRTLRASKKAPGAERIYTAGEKEYLAWLERKEKGVPINKNLQKEILAIQSELGLKKYEFPF from the coding sequence GTGAGTGATAAAACAGTTTGGATTGATTTTGAAACCTTAGAAAATTTCATGATTGATACTTTTATCGGAATTGGTGTACCGGAAAATGATGCGAGAATATGTGCAGATGTATTAATCGCTTCAGATAAGAGGGGTATTGATTCCCATGGTATCGGTAGATTAAAAACCATTTACTATGATCGGATAAAGATTGGAATTCAGTCTCCAACAACTCAGTTTGAAATTGTTAAAGAGTCTCATACCACAGCAGTGGTAGATGGTAACAACGGAATGGGGCAGGTCATTGCTAAAAAATCAATGAAGATGGCTATTGAAAAAGCCAAAGAATATGGAATGGGAATGGTTGCTGTCAGGAATTCAACCCATTACGGGATTGCGGGCTATTATGCGCTGATGGCTGCTGATGCAGGTATGATAGGTATTAGCGGAACTAATGCCCGTCCATCTGTTGCTCCTACTTTTGGTGTAGAAAACATGCTAGGTACAAATGCGTTTACTTTTGCCATGCCCTCTGATGAAGCATTCCCTTTTTGTCTGGACTGTGCTACTTCTATGGTTCAGAGGGGAAGGATTGAGCTGTATGATAGGGAGGAAAAAGAAATTCCGGAAGGTTGGATAATAGATACTGAAGGTAAAACCAGAACTGATACGCATCAGATTTTGGAAGACTTAAAAACTGGTGGTGCTGCACTGGTACCTTTGGGAGGAATTGGTGAAGAAACAGCTGGTTATAAAGGTTATGGGTACTCTACAGTAGTAGAAATATTATCTGCTGCCTTACAGGGAGGAAAATTCTTACAAATGCTTTCCGGGTTCGATGAAAAAGGCAAAGCAATTCCAATAAACTTGGGTCATTTTTTCATTGCCATTAATATTTCTAACTTTATTGAATTGGAATCTTTCAAGAAAACCACCGGGGATATATTAAGAACATTGCGTGCTTCCAAGAAAGCCCCCGGCGCAGAAAGAATATATACTGCGGGTGAAAAAGAATACTTAGCATGGCTGGAGAGAAAAGAGAAAGGTGTACCGATTAATAAAAATCTGCAAAAAGAAATATTGGCTATTCAGAGTGAACTTGGATTAAAAAAATACGAGTTTCCTTTTTAA